One part of the Anaeromyxobacter sp. Fw109-5 genome encodes these proteins:
- a CDS encoding ester cyclase, with translation MAVDIKQSHRRLFEEAWTKGNFGVFDEICDRGYRGHDPMTGDTDLEQTRETCRMYRSAFPDVKPTFLGSYADGDTVVTHWRMTGTHRGALMGIEPTGTRCTVEGISLAKFKGGKIVEEWTQWDGLGLLRQLGVAPTAQPGAGARPPETRPHA, from the coding sequence ATGGCCGTGGACATCAAGCAGTCTCACCGCCGGCTGTTCGAGGAGGCGTGGACGAAGGGGAACTTCGGCGTCTTCGACGAGATCTGCGATCGCGGGTACCGAGGCCACGACCCGATGACGGGTGACACGGATCTCGAGCAGACCCGCGAGACGTGCCGCATGTACCGCTCCGCGTTTCCCGACGTGAAGCCCACGTTCCTCGGCTCCTACGCCGACGGCGACACCGTCGTCACGCACTGGCGCATGACCGGCACGCACCGGGGCGCCCTCATGGGCATCGAGCCCACCGGGACGCGCTGCACCGTCGAGGGGATCTCCCTCGCGAAGTTCAAGGGCGGCAAGATCGTCGAGGAGTGGACGCAGTGGGACGGGCTCGGCTTGCTCCGCCAGCTCGGCGTCGCGCCCACGGCGCAGCCGGGCGCGGGGGCGCGCCCTCCGGAGACGCGGCCGCACGCGTGA
- a CDS encoding NAD(P) transhydrogenase subunit alpha, whose translation MPGLELIEIYVFVLAGFVGFFTITRVPALLHTPLMSATNAISAISLVGSLVMAGADRGALPTILGFVAVTSATINVVGGFIITDRMLKMFKRTDRGGKRK comes from the coding sequence ATGCCAGGCCTGGAGCTCATCGAGATCTACGTCTTCGTGCTCGCGGGGTTCGTCGGGTTCTTCACCATCACCCGCGTGCCCGCCCTCCTCCACACGCCGCTCATGTCGGCGACGAACGCCATCAGCGCGATCTCCCTCGTCGGCTCGCTGGTCATGGCGGGCGCGGATCGCGGCGCCCTGCCGACCATCCTCGGGTTCGTCGCGGTGACGAGCGCGACCATCAACGTGGTCGGCGGCTTCATCATCACGGATCGCATGCTGAAGATGTTCAAGCGCACCGACCGCGGGGGGAAACGCAAGTGA
- a CDS encoding NAD(P)(+) transhydrogenase (Re/Si-specific) subunit beta, with protein sequence MSPRTVFIEAAYLLASILFILGLRSLTLPDRARRGMQLAALGMLVAIVGTLVNHEIVRYEWIIAGLVLGSLIGYPLGVYVPMTAMPQRIAISHMFGAVAATLVGVAEYWHLGNGAEVSRPVMAALGFEVLFGALTITGSFMAFGKLQELLPSRPVTFKGQNIVSLGIFGVAIALFAWLVADPAHPVAFYAMVALALVFGVSLVLPIGGADMPVVISLLNSYAGLASAATGFAIGNNVLIIAGALDGASGFILSIIMSRAMNRSFANVLFGAFGAAPEASQKSAQELTVHAITPEDAAIQLAYARLVIVVPGYGMAVAQAQHQVRELAALIEKNGGTVLYAIHPVAGRMPGHMNVLLAEADIPYEKLKEMDDINDEFKGADVALVIGANDVVNPAARTDRGSPIYGMPILNVDEAKHVIVMKRSMNPGFAGIENELFYRDNTSMLFGDAKASLAKLVHEIKQA encoded by the coding sequence GTGAGCCCCCGTACCGTCTTCATCGAGGCCGCCTACCTCCTCGCCTCGATCCTCTTCATCCTCGGCCTGCGCAGCCTCACCCTCCCCGACCGCGCCCGGCGCGGGATGCAGCTCGCCGCGCTCGGCATGCTCGTCGCGATCGTGGGCACGCTCGTGAACCACGAGATCGTGCGCTACGAGTGGATCATCGCCGGCCTCGTCCTCGGCTCGCTCATCGGCTACCCGCTCGGCGTGTACGTGCCGATGACCGCGATGCCCCAGCGGATCGCGATCTCGCACATGTTCGGCGCGGTCGCCGCGACGCTCGTCGGCGTCGCCGAGTACTGGCACCTCGGCAACGGCGCGGAGGTCTCGCGCCCGGTGATGGCCGCGCTCGGGTTCGAGGTGCTGTTCGGCGCGCTCACCATCACCGGCAGCTTCATGGCGTTCGGCAAGCTCCAGGAGCTGCTCCCCTCCCGGCCCGTGACGTTCAAGGGCCAGAACATCGTCTCGCTCGGCATCTTCGGGGTGGCGATCGCGCTGTTCGCGTGGCTCGTCGCGGATCCGGCGCACCCGGTCGCGTTCTACGCCATGGTCGCGCTCGCGCTGGTGTTCGGGGTGTCGCTCGTCCTGCCCATCGGAGGGGCCGACATGCCGGTCGTGATCTCGCTCCTCAACTCCTACGCCGGCCTCGCCTCCGCGGCGACCGGCTTCGCGATCGGCAACAACGTCCTCATCATCGCGGGCGCGCTCGACGGCGCCTCCGGCTTCATCCTCTCCATCATCATGAGCCGGGCGATGAACCGCTCGTTCGCGAACGTGCTCTTCGGCGCGTTCGGCGCGGCGCCCGAGGCGTCGCAGAAGTCGGCGCAGGAGCTCACGGTCCACGCGATCACTCCGGAGGACGCGGCCATCCAGCTCGCGTACGCGCGGCTCGTCATCGTGGTGCCGGGCTACGGCATGGCCGTCGCGCAGGCGCAGCACCAGGTCCGCGAGCTCGCGGCGCTCATCGAGAAGAACGGCGGGACGGTGCTCTACGCCATCCACCCCGTCGCCGGCCGCATGCCCGGGCACATGAACGTGCTGCTCGCCGAGGCGGACATCCCCTACGAGAAGCTGAAGGAGATGGACGACATCAACGACGAGTTCAAGGGCGCCGACGTGGCGCTCGTCATCGGCGCGAACGACGTGGTGAACCCGGCCGCCCGCACGGACAGGGGCTCTCCCATCTACGGCATGCCCATCCTCAACGTGGACGAGGCGAAGCACGTCATCGTGATGAAGCGCTCCATGAACCCGGGCTTCGCCGGCATCGAGAACGAGCTCTTCTACCGGGACAACACCTCGATGCTCTTCGGCGACGCCAAGGCGTCGCTCGCGAAGCTGGTGCACGAGATCAAGCAGGCCTAG
- a CDS encoding Re/Si-specific NAD(P)(+) transhydrogenase subunit alpha, whose translation MRIAVPKETTPGERRVALVPENVTRLVKQQHEVRIERGAGAAAGFVDAAYEAAGASLAEGPALLAGAEAIVRVQRPSEAEADLLPEGALLVGLLAPHLSGPLLQRLAARRVSALAMEKVPRTTRAQSMDALSSQATLAGYKAVLLGASALPRILPMMTTAAGTLAPAKTFVVGAGVAGLQALATARRLGAIVSAFDVRPVVKEQVQSLGASFVEVPQVAAEAAGGYAKELAASEQERVLGAIGAHVKDMDLVVTTAQIPGRPAPRLLTAAMIRSMRPGSVVVDLAAEAGGNCELTRPGETVVEAGVTILGPLNLPSTVPFHASQMYGRNVTTLLQHLSRDGRLALDPGDEIAGAMLVVHDGQVRV comes from the coding sequence ATGCGCATCGCAGTCCCGAAGGAGACGACGCCGGGGGAGCGCCGCGTGGCGCTCGTCCCGGAGAACGTGACGCGGCTCGTGAAGCAGCAGCACGAGGTCCGGATCGAGCGAGGCGCCGGGGCCGCGGCGGGCTTCGTCGACGCCGCGTACGAGGCCGCGGGCGCGTCCCTCGCGGAGGGCCCCGCCCTGCTCGCCGGCGCGGAGGCGATCGTGCGCGTCCAGCGCCCGTCCGAGGCGGAGGCGGACCTCCTCCCGGAGGGCGCCCTCCTCGTCGGCCTCCTCGCGCCGCACCTGAGCGGCCCGCTGCTCCAGCGGCTCGCCGCGCGGCGCGTCTCGGCCCTCGCGATGGAGAAGGTGCCGCGCACCACGCGCGCGCAGTCGATGGACGCCCTCAGCTCGCAGGCGACGCTCGCGGGCTACAAGGCGGTGCTCCTCGGCGCGAGCGCGCTGCCGCGCATCCTGCCGATGATGACGACCGCCGCCGGCACGCTCGCGCCGGCGAAGACGTTCGTCGTCGGCGCGGGGGTGGCCGGGCTGCAGGCCCTCGCGACCGCGCGGCGGCTCGGCGCGATCGTCTCCGCCTTCGACGTGCGCCCGGTGGTGAAGGAGCAGGTCCAGTCGCTCGGGGCCTCCTTCGTCGAGGTGCCGCAGGTCGCGGCCGAGGCGGCCGGCGGATACGCGAAGGAGCTCGCCGCGTCCGAGCAGGAGCGCGTCCTCGGCGCGATCGGCGCGCACGTGAAGGACATGGACCTCGTCGTCACCACCGCCCAGATCCCCGGGCGGCCGGCGCCGCGGCTCCTCACCGCCGCGATGATCCGCTCGATGCGACCGGGCTCGGTGGTGGTGGACCTCGCGGCGGAGGCGGGCGGGAACTGCGAGCTCACCCGCCCCGGCGAGACGGTCGTCGAGGCCGGCGTGACGATCCTCGGCCCCCTGAACCTCCCGTCCACGGTCCCCTTTCACGCGAGCCAGATGTACGGCCGCAACGTCACCACCCTCCTCCAGCACCTCTCCAGGGACGGCCGGCTCGCGCTCGATCCGGGGGACGAGATCGCCGGCGCGATGCTCGTCGTCCACGACGGACAGGTCCGCGTCTAG
- a CDS encoding NAD(P)-dependent alcohol dehydrogenase — protein MPKIPAYAAASAGAPLAPFTVERREPGPRDVLIDVLYCGVCHSDVHQARDEWGGGLFPMVPGHEIVGRVRQVGKGVTKLAQGDLAGVGCLVDSCRECGPCRHDTEQFCEKGAAFTYNGTEMDRRTPTFGGYSSRIVVDERFVLKVPAGLDPAGAAPLLCAGITTWSPLREWSCKPGDRVAVVGLGGLGHMAVKLAASMGAEVTMLSTSASKEADARRLGAHAFASTKEASTFSRLAGRFDLIVDTISAPHDYDAHLGLLRPKGAMVLLGVPPAPTPVAAFSLISGNKRLAGSLIGGIAETQEMLDYCAQHGIVSDVEVIPIQKINEAYDRMVRGDVRYRFVIDMASLDRA, from the coding sequence ATGCCGAAGATCCCCGCCTACGCCGCCGCCTCCGCCGGCGCCCCCCTCGCTCCCTTCACCGTCGAGCGGCGCGAGCCCGGACCTCGCGACGTGCTCATCGACGTCCTCTACTGCGGCGTGTGCCACTCCGACGTCCACCAGGCCCGCGACGAGTGGGGGGGAGGGCTCTTCCCCATGGTGCCCGGCCACGAGATCGTCGGTCGCGTGCGGCAGGTCGGGAAGGGCGTCACGAAGCTCGCCCAGGGCGACCTCGCCGGCGTGGGGTGCTTGGTCGACTCGTGCCGCGAGTGCGGCCCGTGCCGGCACGACACCGAGCAGTTCTGCGAGAAGGGCGCCGCGTTCACCTACAACGGCACCGAGATGGACCGGCGCACGCCGACGTTCGGCGGCTACTCGAGCCGGATCGTCGTCGACGAGCGGTTCGTGCTGAAGGTCCCGGCCGGCCTCGACCCCGCCGGCGCGGCGCCGCTCCTGTGCGCGGGCATCACCACCTGGTCCCCGCTGCGCGAGTGGAGCTGCAAGCCCGGCGACCGCGTCGCGGTCGTGGGCCTCGGCGGGCTGGGACACATGGCGGTCAAGCTCGCCGCGTCGATGGGCGCCGAGGTCACCATGCTCAGCACGTCGGCCTCGAAGGAGGCGGACGCGCGCCGGCTGGGAGCGCACGCGTTCGCGTCCACGAAGGAGGCCTCGACCTTCTCCCGGCTCGCCGGGCGCTTCGACCTGATCGTGGACACCATCTCGGCGCCGCACGACTACGACGCCCATCTCGGGCTGCTGCGTCCGAAGGGCGCCATGGTGCTGCTCGGCGTCCCGCCGGCCCCGACCCCCGTCGCGGCCTTCTCGCTCATCTCCGGCAACAAGCGGCTCGCCGGATCCCTCATCGGCGGCATCGCCGAGACCCAGGAGATGCTCGACTACTGCGCGCAGCACGGGATCGTGTCGGACGTCGAGGTGATCCCCATCCAGAAGATCAACGAGGCGTACGACCGGATGGTGCGGGGCGACGTGCGCTACCGGTTCGTCATCGACATGGCGAGCCTCGACCGGGCGTGA